GTGTAGTCGGGTTCGGCTTCGCAGAAATGGCGTGCGTTTCCCCAAACGTACGCACGACTCGTACCGAGTCCTTTGCGTCGTTCGAGTCCAACGTTCCATTTCTGGGCGCGAAGCCTCACACCCTGTATTTTTCTATTAAGGTTTTCATGGTTTGGTTAGAAAACAGCACGGTTAATATGGCTGTGTTTAATGGGAATGAAATTAGGTTCTTAATGATTCGCAGTGGCATGAAGACGGCGAAGGCTTTGCCTGTCATCATATACACCCATAGTGAATTCAATCCGAGGTTACAGACGATTGTGACGAGTAATACTGCAATCAAGATTTGTTCCCATCTGAGTGGTCTCTTATATAAGAAGTATCCGTAGATGAGTCCTCCGACTAGGGCTGTAAGTGTGTATCCGAGGAAGAATTGTCCACTCTCTCCGCGGAAGAAGTTCCCGAGGATATCGACTAGGATTCCCACAAGCGCCGCACGCCACGGTCCAAGCATGATCCCTGCAATGGCAGCTCCGATGAATCCGAAGCCAAGTTGTACGTAAACGCCGAATTTTATTGCTGGCAGCATTTCCATCACAAGACGAATGGCCAAGATTAGCGCCATCACTGTAATATCAAGTATTTGTTTTCTATTATATTTCTTTGTATTTTCCATATTAGCATCTCCTTTAATTGTAAAGAGTTGCTCCATTTAACTTCTTCTATTTCTAGTGTTGTTTAAATGCAGCGAATGCGACTAAATTATCGCAATGTTTCCATTTTCGTCCCAGTGGCAACATTCCATCCTCCGGGCACTTAACGCAATAAAGTCTACTCTGATTTTTAGGTTCTAGAAAATTTAGTTCCTACTTTCCATGAATCTCCTTTCTTACTCTTGGTAAGGATACCTTCTTCGTGTCCTAGCGTCAAGTCCTCTCTATTTTTAGGGCTTGAAAAATCGATGCTCATCGTCTTTTGAACGGTTTTGACTGAAAAAATATTTTCTAAAAAGATAAAATCCGAAAATATTGTTGATACCGTTTTCTACAATCTGTATAATTAAATAGTAAGATTGCCAAAGAAAGGATGCAACATGAGTAACGAACGTTTTTTAATGATAGAGTCTGATATTAAAAATTTATCCTTCCGATTAGAGTCTATTACCAAATCCAAATACGATAGCGACTGGCATAGTACGCTACATACTCATCCCTTTACTGAACTTTTCTATGTTATTGATGGTAAAGGAGAATTTATTATTCAACACCAACGTTTTCCGGTTAAAGCCAATGATTTTGTCATTATTAATCCTCAGGTAGAACACACTGAAGTTTCTTCACCCGATTCTCCTCTAGAATACATTGTGGTGGGAATCCAAGGTCTGTCCTTCTCTAATTTAACACCTGTGGATCAAGGTGGCCATCCTTTCTCGTTCTTTAATTTACGAGATGAACAAAAGGACATTTTGCGCTACTTAAACGCGATGGTGCAAGAAGCCACGAATCAAGCGCTCAGTTATGATTTAGTTTGTCATAATCTGTTAGAAATCTTATTGATTAAGATTTTAAGACACCAGCATTTTGATTTGGAAGTCGGTTCTCATAGTAAAACGACAAAAGATATTGCTTTTATCAAACATTATTTGAAAACATACTACCGAGAAAGCATTCAGCTAGAAGCATTAGCGTCAATGACCCACTTAAGCCGCTTCTATATTTCCCACAGTTTTAAAAAAGAAGTCGGCATGTCTCCAATGGAATACTTAATGACCATTCGTATCAAAGAAAGTAAAATTCTACTGCGAACAACGAATTATTCTATTTCTCAAGTGGCTGACATCGTTGGATTTACAACACCAACTTACTTTTCAAAACAATTTAGAAAAATAACTGGAATTTCCCCAACGGATTACCGCGAGAAATATCAAAAGGAGTCCCAATGATACGAAAACCAAAGCGCGATGAACGCCGTCAAATCATCCCGCTCATCGAATTAATTATGCAAGATATGGAATTGCCGATTCTGGAACACACGAGTCCAGAAATGCTCTATGCGATGCTAGAAGAAGCCATGCTCGACGATCAGTTTCGCTACGGTTTGAGCCAAACCCTGGTCTATATCCATGAGGGAAAAGTGGCTGGAGCTGTCTTCGGCTATCACGGACACTTAGAAGACACGATTGATGATCCATTCCACAGCTTATACGAGGCTTACAACATTGAGCATCAAATCCCACTCTATGAAGATAAGGAGACGATGCCAGGAGAATGGTACATTGATATTTTAGCGGTCTATCCCGAATATCGTCGCCATGGGATTGGTCGTAAATTATTAGTGGAAGTAGAGAACTTAGCGCGCCAGCAAGG
This Granulicatella adiacens ATCC 49175 DNA region includes the following protein-coding sequences:
- a CDS encoding folate family ECF transporter S component is translated as MENTKKYNRKQILDITVMALILAIRLVMEMLPAIKFGVYVQLGFGFIGAAIAGIMLGPWRAALVGILVDILGNFFRGESGQFFLGYTLTALVGGLIYGYFLYKRPLRWEQILIAVLLVTIVCNLGLNSLWVYMMTGKAFAVFMPLRIIKNLISFPLNTAILTVLFSNQTMKTLIEKYRV
- a CDS encoding AraC family transcriptional regulator, producing the protein MSNERFLMIESDIKNLSFRLESITKSKYDSDWHSTLHTHPFTELFYVIDGKGEFIIQHQRFPVKANDFVIINPQVEHTEVSSPDSPLEYIVVGIQGLSFSNLTPVDQGGHPFSFFNLRDEQKDILRYLNAMVQEATNQALSYDLVCHNLLEILLIKILRHQHFDLEVGSHSKTTKDIAFIKHYLKTYYRESIQLEALASMTHLSRFYISHSFKKEVGMSPMEYLMTIRIKESKILLRTTNYSISQVADIVGFTTPTYFSKQFRKITGISPTDYREKYQKESQ
- a CDS encoding GNAT family N-acetyltransferase, which encodes MIRKPKRDERRQIIPLIELIMQDMELPILEHTSPEMLYAMLEEAMLDDQFRYGLSQTLVYIHEGKVAGAVFGYHGHLEDTIDDPFHSLYEAYNIEHQIPLYEDKETMPGEWYIDILAVYPEYRRHGIGRKLLVEVENLARQQGATKIALNCEKENTKAYKLYEKLGYTPESERVLSAHPYYHMTKTL